In Vibrio japonicus, one DNA window encodes the following:
- the ubiT gene encoding ubiquinone anaerobic biosynthesis accessory factor UbiT: protein MINKIRTQLVQNAASILRSPVHLLPHSVQNKALLEGLKLAFKEALEEGDFEFLEGKWLKVSVSDIELSWCISYEDKRLIVADTPVQEDVAFSGNLNDLVLIAGRKEDPDTLFFQRRLTIEGDTELGLEVKNLMDSIDLDSLPKPLQTLLNQLAEFVYKGLQSPLTQSEVVHAYSN, encoded by the coding sequence GTGATTAACAAGATTCGTACTCAACTAGTTCAAAATGCCGCTTCAATTTTGCGATCTCCAGTCCACTTATTGCCACATTCTGTTCAAAATAAAGCCTTGTTAGAAGGGCTGAAATTGGCATTTAAAGAGGCTCTTGAAGAGGGAGATTTTGAATTTCTCGAAGGGAAATGGTTAAAAGTGTCAGTATCGGATATCGAGCTAAGTTGGTGTATCAGTTACGAAGATAAAAGATTGATAGTCGCGGACACACCAGTTCAAGAAGATGTCGCGTTTAGTGGCAATCTCAATGACCTTGTATTGATAGCAGGACGAAAAGAAGATCCCGATACGCTTTTTTTTCAGCGTAGACTGACTATTGAGGGAGATACGGAACTGGGACTGGAAGTTAAGAACTTAATGGACAGCATCGATTTAGATTCTTTGCCAAAACCGTTGCAAACTTTATTAAATCAACTAGCCGAATTTGTGTATAAGGGCTTACAATCGCCTTTAACACAAAGTGAGGTAGTACATGCTTATTCGAACTGA
- the ubiU gene encoding ubiquinone anaerobic biosynthesis protein UbiU, translating to MELLCPAGNLPALKTAVDCGADAVYIGFKDDTNARHFAGLNFTGKKLEKAVQYTHDRKKKIHVALNTFAHPNGFDRWTDAVDRAADNGVDALIVADIAILDYAARKHPNLELHLSVQASATNVPAIDFYKNNFNIKRVVLPRVLSIHQVKQLSRNITDDVELEVFAFGSLCIMSEGRCYLSSYMTGESPNTVGACSPAKYVRWQETKQGLESRLNDILIDRYSAGENAGYPTLCKGRFVTELDGEKKRYHALEEPTSLNTLSMLPDLFAANIASVKIEGRQRSPAYVEQVTRTWRAAIDRYQAAPEAYQVEAAWDATLANVSEGTQTTLGAYHRKWQ from the coding sequence ATGGAACTCCTATGCCCAGCAGGAAACTTGCCTGCCTTAAAAACCGCCGTTGATTGCGGTGCTGATGCGGTCTACATCGGATTTAAAGACGATACCAATGCACGCCATTTTGCCGGTTTAAATTTCACCGGTAAGAAGTTAGAAAAAGCGGTTCAATACACTCATGACCGCAAAAAGAAAATACATGTGGCCCTCAATACGTTCGCTCACCCAAACGGTTTTGATCGCTGGACTGACGCGGTAGATCGTGCGGCTGACAACGGTGTGGATGCTTTGATCGTCGCAGACATAGCTATACTCGATTACGCTGCACGCAAACATCCAAATTTAGAGCTTCACTTGTCGGTTCAAGCATCCGCTACCAACGTCCCTGCCATTGATTTCTACAAAAACAATTTCAACATTAAACGCGTCGTCCTGCCCCGCGTGCTTTCTATTCATCAGGTTAAGCAGTTATCTCGCAATATCACTGACGATGTTGAACTGGAAGTCTTTGCGTTCGGTAGTCTGTGTATTATGTCAGAGGGGCGTTGCTACCTCTCCTCTTATATGACCGGAGAGTCACCCAATACAGTGGGAGCCTGTTCACCCGCGAAATACGTACGCTGGCAGGAGACAAAACAAGGCTTAGAATCTCGCCTTAACGATATTCTCATCGACCGCTACAGTGCAGGTGAAAATGCCGGATACCCTACCTTGTGCAAAGGGCGCTTTGTTACTGAGCTGGATGGCGAAAAAAAACGCTACCATGCGCTAGAAGAGCCAACCAGCCTAAACACGCTGTCCATGCTGCCTGATCTTTTTGCAGCCAATATTGCATCGGTCAAAATTGAAGGACGTCAGCGCAGCCCTGCCTATGTCGAGCAAGTAACTCGTACTTGGCGAGCAGCCATTGATCGTTATCAGGCAGCTCCAGAGGCTTATCAAGTTGAGGCAGCTTGGGACGCAACATTAGCAAACGTATCAGAAGGCACCCAAACCACATTAGGTGCGTACCACCGCAAATGGCAGTAG
- the rpsO gene encoding 30S ribosomal protein S15: protein MSLNAETKAAIVAEYAQGEGDTGSPEVQVALLTASINHLQGHFKAHKGDHHSRRGLLRMVSRRRKLLDYLKGKNLARYQDLIKRLGLRR, encoded by the coding sequence ATGTCTCTGAATGCAGAAACTAAAGCAGCAATCGTTGCAGAATACGCACAAGGCGAAGGCGACACTGGTTCACCAGAAGTTCAAGTAGCTCTACTTACAGCTTCTATCAACCACCTACAAGGTCACTTCAAAGCACACAAAGGCGATCACCACAGCCGTCGTGGTCTTCTACGTATGGTTTCTCGTCGTCGTAAGCTTCTAGATTACCTAAAAGGTAAAAATCTAGCTCGCTACCAAGACCTAATCAAGCGTCTAGGCCTACGTCGCTAA
- a CDS encoding EAL domain-containing protein, with translation MLLPQLQHWFTKMTANSPFFFAVLDSQHSYALANGRYCHISGLSPEKLVGMNDSQILGEQFYNHLKPYYDRALNGEVIEAEITLDSIDLETSIHFSLSPLEQDEDKQHIIFHAIDTSEKSILTRSLEESEGKFLTLTNLLPDGLLLVEDDCIISANPAAIRLLGFDSIQELLGESLSRLFVDEKTQTVFSKSLSSSLGEAPLICTTGPRCGFERRVQLNADNTTLFGHNSQLVLIQDAEAAPKRLSGKVHDDANIDPLTGLYNRAGFTKRLEQLIRNEIPLILLYLDIDNFKNINDSLGHHIGDKVIKEVASRLKRLLPPQSVLGHLGGDEFGVILPEPENNRMAEMLSERIISLINQPFDLHHFSKRLACSIGSVAYPGDGNDARILLQNADTAMYEAKDRGRNRLIKFNDQMNKEARMRLWLEIELQKALQQNGLEVWYQPKVNARDFSINGAEALIRWKHPVEGYISPGAFIPVAERAGLIEHLGRVVMREVFNTVKRWKQQGILPGRVAINLSPEQFGNPKLIDYMEKLLRTTELDPSCITFELTESAVMSDSAHTLQMLNSIKKLGFALSIDDFGTGYSSLSYLARFPIDELKIDRAFINELETLPKQVTVIENIINLGKSLNLTVVAEGVETQQQATLLSNLNCNSIQGFHFYRPQPKQEVEELFAQNRRHKN, from the coding sequence ATGCTACTGCCTCAACTTCAGCACTGGTTTACAAAAATGACGGCCAATAGCCCGTTTTTTTTTGCTGTTCTTGACAGCCAACATTCCTATGCTTTGGCCAATGGACGTTATTGCCATATTTCTGGCCTTTCTCCTGAAAAACTCGTTGGTATGAACGACTCTCAGATCCTTGGTGAGCAATTCTACAACCACTTGAAGCCATACTATGACCGTGCTTTAAACGGCGAAGTCATCGAAGCAGAAATCACACTCGATAGCATTGATTTAGAAACCAGCATTCATTTCAGTTTATCCCCTTTAGAACAAGACGAAGATAAACAACACATTATTTTTCACGCCATCGATACCTCTGAGAAAAGTATTCTTACGCGTTCTTTGGAAGAGTCTGAAGGTAAGTTTTTAACTCTGACTAACTTACTTCCTGACGGGCTACTGTTGGTAGAGGATGACTGCATTATTTCTGCAAACCCTGCGGCTATCCGCCTACTTGGCTTTGACTCTATTCAGGAGCTTTTAGGTGAAAGCCTATCTAGGCTCTTTGTGGATGAAAAAACACAAACGGTTTTTTCAAAGTCCCTTAGCTCCTCTTTGGGTGAAGCACCGTTAATTTGCACTACAGGGCCACGTTGTGGGTTTGAAAGGCGAGTTCAACTCAATGCAGATAACACCACGTTATTTGGTCATAACTCTCAATTAGTCCTAATCCAAGATGCAGAAGCAGCACCAAAGCGACTTTCGGGCAAAGTCCATGACGATGCGAATATCGATCCCCTAACCGGGCTGTACAACCGAGCCGGATTTACTAAACGTTTAGAGCAGCTAATCAGAAATGAAATCCCTCTTATTCTCTTATATTTGGATATTGATAACTTTAAGAACATTAATGATTCATTAGGCCATCATATCGGTGATAAAGTCATCAAAGAAGTCGCTTCTCGTCTTAAACGTCTTCTACCGCCTCAGTCGGTTTTAGGGCATTTAGGAGGAGATGAGTTTGGTGTTATCCTTCCTGAACCAGAGAACAATCGAATGGCTGAGATGCTATCCGAACGTATTATTTCTCTGATCAACCAGCCATTCGATCTACATCATTTTAGCAAACGTCTCGCCTGCTCTATTGGTAGTGTCGCTTATCCTGGGGATGGTAACGATGCGAGGATATTGCTGCAAAACGCTGATACGGCAATGTACGAAGCAAAAGACCGTGGGCGAAATCGTCTGATTAAGTTCAATGATCAAATGAACAAAGAAGCTCGTATGCGTCTGTGGCTCGAAATCGAACTGCAAAAGGCGCTTCAGCAAAATGGTTTAGAAGTCTGGTATCAGCCTAAAGTCAATGCCCGCGATTTTAGTATCAACGGTGCAGAGGCCCTGATTCGTTGGAAGCACCCAGTAGAAGGCTACATTAGCCCTGGAGCCTTTATTCCTGTTGCTGAGCGTGCAGGCTTAATTGAGCACTTGGGCCGTGTGGTAATGCGGGAAGTTTTTAACACGGTTAAGCGTTGGAAACAGCAAGGCATTTTACCTGGGCGAGTGGCAATTAACCTGTCTCCAGAACAATTTGGCAATCCGAAGCTTATCGACTACATGGAAAAGCTGCTGAGAACCACAGAGTTAGACCCAAGTTGCATTACGTTTGAGTTAACAGAGAGCGCTGTTATGAGTGATAGCGCCCATACGCTTCAAATGCTCAACTCGATTAAAAAGCTGGGATTTGCTTTATCGATTGATGACTTCGGTACGGGGTACTCGTCACTCTCTTATCTTGCTCGTTTTCCTATCGATGAACTCAAAATTGACCGTGCTTTCATTAACGAACTCGAAACATTGCCTAAACAAGTCACGGTCATTGAAAATATTATCAATTTGGGGAAATCGTTAAATTTAACGGTCGTAGCAGAAGGGGTTGAAACGCAACAACAAGCAACGCTGCTTTCAAATCTAAACTGTAATTCCATTCAGGGATTCCATTTCTATCGCCCTCAACCTAAGCAAGAAGTCGAAGAACTCTTCGCGCAAAACCGTCGCCACAAAAACTAA
- a CDS encoding GNAT family N-acetyltransferase — MLIRTEAPADILAVDQLLKSAFETDAEANLVMKLRENGHRTLSLVASSDEGDVVGYVLFSPVTINGEDYNWQGLAPLAVKQEYRRQGIAKRLIEEAFASLLELGYPACVVLGDPAYYGRLGFEASEQHGMRCQWDVPEGVFQVKELRSGEFEGQSGMIEYCSEFSHL; from the coding sequence ATGCTTATTCGAACTGAAGCCCCGGCTGATATTCTTGCCGTTGATCAATTGCTCAAGTCTGCATTTGAAACAGACGCAGAAGCCAATCTGGTTATGAAACTAAGAGAAAATGGTCATCGCACATTATCGTTAGTCGCATCGAGTGATGAAGGAGACGTAGTCGGCTACGTTTTGTTTAGCCCTGTCACAATCAATGGTGAGGATTACAACTGGCAAGGATTAGCACCGTTAGCGGTAAAACAAGAATATCGCCGACAAGGTATTGCTAAAAGACTGATCGAAGAGGCATTTGCATCGCTGCTTGAGTTGGGATATCCGGCGTGTGTCGTGTTAGGTGATCCGGCTTATTATGGACGTTTAGGGTTCGAGGCGAGTGAACAGCACGGTATGCGTTGCCAGTGGGATGTGCCAGAAGGTGTCTTTCAGGTGAAAGAACTTCGCTCAGGAGAGTTCGAAGGTCAAAGTGGGATGATTGAGTATTGCTCGGAGTTTTCTCATTTATAA
- the pnp gene encoding polyribonucleotide nucleotidyltransferase, with protein sequence MFEKPVVKTFQYGNHTVTLETGVIARQATAAVMVTMDDTAVFVSVVGKKEAVPGQDFFPLTVNYQERTYAAGKIPGGFFKREGRPSEGETLTARLIDRPIRPLFPDAFKNEVQVIATVVSVNPDVQPDIPTMIGTSAALAISGIPFNGPIGAARVGHIDGQLVLNPSQTELEASKLDLVVAGTESAVLMVESEADNLTEEEMLAAVVYGHDQQQVVISAINEFKAEVATPAWEWEAPAVNAELKAKIAELAEARLTEAYQITEKMARYEQVGAIKSDVVAAILAEDEEQDEQEIKKMLGSLEKNVVRSRIIAGNPRIDGREKDMVRALDVRTGVLPRTHGSSLFTRGETQALVTATLGTQRDAQIIDELTGERKDHFLLHYNFPPYCVGETGFVGSPKRREIGHGKLAKRGIAAVMPSPEEFPYTVRVVSEITESNGSSSMASVCGTSLALMDAGVPIKSSVAGIAMGLVKEGDDFVVLSDILGDEDHLGDMDFKVAGTNTGITALQMDIKIEGITKEIMQIALNQAQGARKHILSVMDEAISGAREDISEFAPRIHTMKISAEKIKDVIGKGGAVIRALTEETGTTIEIEDDGTIKIAATEGAAAKEAIRRIEEITAEVEVGRIYTGKVARLADFGAFVTILPGKDGLVHISQIADKRVEKVSDYLAEGQEVQVKVLEIDRQGRVRLSMKEAVEKTEEAADDKPAADAE encoded by the coding sequence ATGTTCGAAAAACCAGTTGTTAAAACGTTCCAGTACGGTAACCACACGGTTACTCTAGAAACTGGCGTTATCGCACGTCAAGCTACAGCAGCAGTAATGGTTACTATGGACGATACAGCAGTATTCGTTTCTGTAGTTGGTAAAAAAGAAGCTGTACCGGGTCAAGATTTCTTCCCACTAACAGTAAACTACCAAGAGCGTACTTACGCTGCAGGTAAGATCCCTGGTGGTTTCTTCAAACGTGAAGGTCGTCCATCTGAAGGCGAAACGCTAACAGCTCGCCTAATCGACCGTCCAATCCGTCCACTATTCCCGGACGCGTTTAAAAATGAAGTTCAAGTTATCGCAACTGTAGTATCTGTAAACCCAGATGTTCAGCCAGATATCCCAACAATGATTGGTACGTCTGCAGCGCTTGCTATCTCTGGTATCCCGTTCAACGGTCCTATCGGTGCAGCACGTGTTGGTCACATCGACGGTCAACTTGTTCTTAACCCAAGCCAAACTGAACTAGAAGCATCTAAGCTTGACCTAGTGGTTGCGGGTACAGAGTCAGCGGTTCTAATGGTTGAATCTGAAGCTGACAACCTAACAGAAGAAGAAATGCTAGCGGCGGTTGTATACGGCCACGATCAACAGCAAGTCGTTATTTCTGCTATCAACGAGTTCAAAGCTGAAGTTGCGACTCCAGCTTGGGAATGGGAAGCACCAGCAGTAAACGCGGAACTTAAAGCGAAAATCGCTGAGCTAGCAGAAGCACGCCTAACAGAAGCGTACCAAATCACTGAAAAGATGGCTCGTTACGAGCAAGTAGGTGCTATTAAGTCTGACGTTGTTGCTGCGATTCTTGCAGAAGACGAAGAGCAAGACGAGCAAGAAATCAAGAAGATGCTTGGTTCTCTAGAGAAGAACGTTGTACGTAGCCGCATCATCGCGGGTAACCCACGTATCGACGGTCGTGAGAAAGACATGGTTCGTGCGCTAGACGTACGTACAGGTGTTCTTCCACGTACTCACGGTTCTTCACTATTCACTCGTGGTGAAACTCAGGCTCTTGTGACTGCAACTCTAGGTACTCAACGTGATGCTCAAATCATCGACGAGCTAACAGGTGAGCGTAAAGATCACTTCCTACTACACTACAACTTCCCTCCATACTGTGTGGGCGAGACTGGCTTTGTAGGTTCTCCTAAGCGTCGTGAAATCGGCCACGGTAAACTAGCGAAGCGTGGTATTGCAGCGGTAATGCCATCTCCAGAAGAGTTCCCATACACTGTACGTGTTGTATCAGAAATCACTGAATCTAACGGTTCATCTTCAATGGCTTCTGTATGTGGTACGTCTCTAGCACTTATGGATGCTGGTGTGCCAATCAAGTCTTCTGTTGCGGGTATCGCGATGGGTCTTGTGAAAGAAGGCGATGATTTCGTTGTTCTTTCTGACATCCTTGGTGACGAAGACCACCTTGGTGACATGGATTTTAAAGTAGCAGGTACTAACACAGGTATTACTGCACTTCAAATGGACATCAAGATCGAAGGTATCACTAAAGAGATCATGCAAATTGCGCTTAACCAAGCTCAAGGTGCACGTAAGCACATCCTATCTGTAATGGATGAAGCTATCTCTGGTGCTCGTGAAGATATCTCTGAGTTTGCTCCGCGTATTCACACAATGAAGATCAGCGCTGAGAAGATCAAAGACGTTATCGGTAAAGGTGGTGCAGTTATCCGTGCTCTAACTGAAGAGACAGGTACAACTATCGAAATCGAAGACGACGGCACAATCAAGATTGCTGCAACAGAAGGTGCTGCTGCGAAAGAAGCGATTCGCCGTATCGAAGAGATCACTGCTGAAGTTGAAGTAGGCCGTATCTACACTGGTAAAGTGGCTCGTCTAGCGGACTTTGGTGCTTTCGTTACTATTCTTCCTGGTAAAGATGGTCTGGTTCACATCTCTCAAATCGCTGACAAGCGCGTAGAGAAAGTGTCTGACTACCTAGCTGAAGGTCAGGAAGTTCAAGTTAAAGTGCTTGAAATCGACCGTCAAGGCCGTGTTCGTCTAAGCATGAAAGAAGCAGTTGAGAAGACTGAAGAAGCAGCAGACGACAAACCAGCAGCAGATGCGGAATAA
- the nlpI gene encoding lipoprotein NlpI: MKWLKTSTLSLVALLTTAGCASNANENAEWLYPPMAVPLQASVQQEVQIARLSQLLLRPDLSNEVRAKMYYERGSYYDSVGLRDLARLDYKQSLAINPLQPHLFNLLGMHFTQVGDFDAAYDAFGSTLELDPANSYAERNRAVALYYGDRLNLAMEDIQKHYDEDPSDPFRALWMYLIKLELDPEQAKQELLASYQDRTDEWGWVLVAITLGEMSEEQAFNVILQSTPDNTLLAQRLTEAYFYLGKRYQSQGDYASAVSLYKLAISFNVYEYVEHRYSFLELTRIYNQVREERIAKVKEAEKHASAN, from the coding sequence GTGAAATGGTTAAAAACTTCGACGCTTAGTCTAGTAGCTCTATTGACGACAGCTGGCTGTGCTTCCAATGCAAATGAAAATGCAGAATGGTTATATCCACCTATGGCAGTACCTCTGCAAGCCAGTGTTCAGCAAGAAGTGCAGATAGCACGTTTAAGTCAGCTATTGCTGCGGCCAGATCTTTCAAATGAGGTCCGAGCTAAGATGTATTATGAGCGAGGCAGTTATTACGACAGTGTAGGACTGCGTGATCTAGCTCGTTTGGATTACAAACAATCTTTAGCGATTAATCCGTTACAACCCCATCTTTTTAACTTGCTAGGTATGCATTTCACTCAGGTTGGTGACTTCGATGCTGCCTACGATGCTTTTGGTTCGACACTCGAATTGGATCCAGCGAACTCTTATGCTGAAAGAAACCGTGCTGTTGCTCTGTACTACGGTGATAGACTTAATTTGGCGATGGAAGATATCCAAAAGCACTATGATGAAGATCCTTCCGATCCTTTCCGTGCATTGTGGATGTACCTGATCAAATTAGAATTGGATCCAGAACAAGCGAAACAGGAGTTACTGGCTAGTTATCAAGACCGAACAGACGAGTGGGGCTGGGTATTAGTGGCTATCACTCTGGGTGAAATGTCTGAAGAGCAGGCGTTTAACGTGATTCTTCAATCCACACCTGACAATACCTTGTTGGCTCAACGCCTAACAGAAGCTTATTTCTATCTTGGTAAGCGCTACCAAAGCCAAGGTGATTACGCCAGTGCTGTTTCTCTGTATAAATTGGCCATCTCTTTCAACGTCTATGAATACGTCGAGCATCGCTATTCGTTTTTGGAGCTGACTCGAATTTACAATCAAGTTCGAGAAGAGCGGATTGCTAAGGTAAAAGAAGCCGAAAAGCACGCATCTGCAAATTAG
- the mtnN gene encoding 5'-methylthioadenosine/S-adenosylhomocysteine nucleosidase, translating to MKIGIIGAMEQEVSILKQAIENCQTVTKAGCTFFSGQLNGVDVVLLQSGIGKVAAAIGTTILLDEYQPDVVINTGSAGGFDSSLTLGDVVISTEVRHHDADVTAFGYEMGQMAQQPAAFLADEKLMNIAEQALEKMDDKHAVRGLICTGDAFVCTAERQAFIRTHFPSVIAVEMEASAIAQTCHQFNVPFVVVRAISDVADKESPMSFEEFLPLAAKSSSEMVFKMVELLK from the coding sequence ATGAAAATCGGCATCATTGGAGCAATGGAACAAGAAGTTTCCATCCTTAAACAAGCTATTGAAAACTGTCAGACAGTCACTAAAGCAGGCTGCACTTTCTTCTCTGGCCAACTAAACGGTGTAGATGTCGTTCTGCTTCAATCAGGTATCGGTAAAGTCGCGGCGGCAATCGGTACGACTATCTTGCTTGATGAATACCAGCCAGATGTTGTTATCAATACAGGCTCTGCAGGCGGCTTCGATTCAAGCTTAACTCTTGGCGATGTGGTCATTTCTACTGAAGTTCGTCATCACGACGCCGATGTAACGGCATTTGGTTACGAAATGGGACAAATGGCGCAGCAACCAGCAGCATTCCTAGCAGACGAAAAACTGATGAACATTGCTGAACAAGCGCTAGAGAAAATGGATGATAAACACGCGGTACGCGGACTAATCTGTACTGGCGATGCATTTGTATGTACAGCAGAACGCCAAGCGTTTATTCGTACTCACTTCCCATCGGTTATTGCAGTAGAAATGGAAGCTTCTGCTATCGCGCAGACTTGTCACCAATTCAATGTGCCATTCGTTGTCGTACGCGCTATCTCTGATGTGGCAGACAAAGAGTCACCAATGAGCTTTGAAGAGTTCTTACCGCTTGCAGCGAAAAGCTCGTCTGAGATGGTCTTCAAAATGGTTGAACTGCTGAAGTAA
- the secG gene encoding preprotein translocase subunit SecG: MFTVLLVIYLLAAVGVVGLVLIQQGKGADMGASFGAGASNTVFGASGSGNFLTRMTAVFATVFFVLSLVLGNMSTHKTESQWVDPTQGQVIEQADNVSEVPAQESSEIPQ; encoded by the coding sequence ATGTTTACAGTTCTACTTGTGATTTACCTGTTGGCAGCGGTTGGTGTAGTCGGCCTAGTGTTGATTCAACAAGGTAAAGGCGCAGATATGGGAGCCTCATTCGGTGCAGGCGCATCAAACACAGTGTTTGGCGCAAGCGGCTCAGGTAATTTCCTAACCCGAATGACTGCAGTTTTTGCAACAGTATTTTTCGTTCTCAGCTTAGTACTTGGTAACATGTCAACTCATAAAACTGAATCTCAGTGGGTAGACCCGACTCAAGGTCAAGTTATCGAACAAGCTGATAACGTGAGTGAAGTTCCAGCTCAAGAGAGCAGTGAAATTCCTCAATAA
- a CDS encoding MATE family efflux transporter — protein sequence MKTSIYKQFWRYTIPTVAAMLVNGLYQVVDGIFIGRYVGADGLAGINVAWPVIGTILGIGMLVGVGTGALTSIRQGEKDTLGAKQVLMMGLMLLLLITPIAAVTLWLFAENFLLWQGAEGRVFDLGLQYLNILIGACVFTLGSIAMPFLLRNDESPKLATMLMMVGAVINIVLDYVFIAWLDWELTGAAIATAIAQMTVTALGLMYFFSPSANLRLKVTEFEFRFTAIPKIFTIGVSSFFMYAYGSVMVALHNGLFAEYGDQLMIGAYAILGYIVTVYYLAAEGIANGMQPLASYNHGVKNVQNIKKLLKVAMSSSILLGLVFIGLLNLFPYQFVSVFNSESDELIGYTVTGIQLHLFALALDGFLVVTAAYYQSINRGSKAMFVTMGNMFIQLPFLYIMPKLYGVTGIWLAYPLSNIALSVVVAIMLFKDVRRYQTQYLGHAVA from the coding sequence ATGAAAACATCTATTTATAAGCAGTTTTGGCGATATACCATTCCGACAGTTGCCGCCATGCTGGTTAACGGTTTATATCAAGTCGTTGACGGTATATTTATCGGGCGATATGTCGGTGCCGATGGGCTTGCTGGCATTAATGTCGCTTGGCCAGTGATCGGAACGATCCTTGGCATTGGTATGCTGGTGGGTGTTGGTACTGGCGCGCTTACTTCGATTCGCCAAGGTGAAAAAGACACTCTTGGCGCGAAACAGGTGTTGATGATGGGTCTTATGCTGCTGCTTTTAATCACGCCGATCGCCGCGGTGACTTTATGGTTGTTCGCTGAGAATTTCTTGCTGTGGCAAGGCGCGGAAGGGCGCGTATTTGACTTAGGCTTGCAATACCTCAACATTTTGATCGGAGCATGTGTGTTTACACTGGGCTCGATTGCGATGCCATTTCTGCTGCGTAACGATGAAAGCCCGAAGTTAGCTACCATGCTGATGATGGTTGGTGCAGTGATCAATATCGTACTCGACTATGTGTTTATCGCTTGGTTGGATTGGGAGTTGACGGGCGCAGCGATTGCCACGGCGATTGCTCAGATGACGGTGACCGCGCTTGGTCTTATGTATTTCTTCTCTCCAAGTGCCAATTTGCGTTTGAAAGTCACAGAGTTTGAATTTCGCTTTACTGCGATTCCGAAGATTTTCACCATCGGCGTCTCGAGCTTTTTTATGTACGCCTATGGATCAGTTATGGTAGCGCTGCATAACGGATTGTTTGCCGAATACGGCGATCAACTGATGATCGGTGCTTATGCTATTTTGGGTTATATCGTTACAGTTTATTACCTCGCCGCGGAGGGGATAGCCAACGGCATGCAACCGTTGGCGAGTTACAACCACGGCGTGAAAAATGTTCAAAATATTAAAAAGTTGCTCAAAGTGGCAATGTCATCGTCGATATTGCTTGGATTGGTGTTTATCGGATTGTTGAATCTCTTTCCGTACCAATTTGTCTCTGTGTTCAACTCGGAAAGTGATGAGCTTATTGGTTATACGGTGACAGGCATTCAATTACATCTATTTGCTTTGGCGTTGGATGGATTCTTGGTTGTGACTGCTGCTTACTATCAATCGATAAATCGCGGCAGCAAAGCAATGTTTGTTACTATGGGCAACATGTTTATCCAACTGCCGTTTTTGTACATCATGCCGAAACTTTATGGCGTCACGGGGATTTGGCTGGCCTATCCATTGTCCAATATCGCTCTGAGTGTTGTTGTCGCCATCATGCTATTTAAAGATGTTCGACGTTATCAAACACAATATTTAGGTCATGCTGTTGCTTAG
- a CDS encoding U32 family peptidase, with protein sequence MKYALGPLLYFWPKQDVEAFYQQAINSASDIIYLGESVCSKRREMKPTHWFEIAKELSAAGKQVVLSTMALLEAPSEVNVMKKYIDNGDFAIEANDVSAIQLAAAKNVPFVVGPAVNAYNAHTLNLFLKQGMIRWCMPVELSRDWLSNVLTQCDVLGIKNQFEVEVFSHGYLPLAYSARCFTARAENKAKDDCETCCIKYPTGIQVSSQEGQEVFNLNGIQTQSGYCYNLINDLPSMKGLVDVVRLSPLGVETFSELDKFRANESGMHPEPITSRQCNGYWHQLAGLEAKNI encoded by the coding sequence ATGAAATACGCGCTGGGGCCACTTCTCTACTTTTGGCCAAAACAAGATGTAGAGGCGTTTTATCAACAAGCCATAAATAGTGCTTCGGATATCATCTACCTCGGAGAAAGCGTGTGTTCAAAGCGCCGAGAAATGAAACCGACACACTGGTTTGAGATAGCGAAAGAGCTCAGCGCTGCGGGTAAACAAGTAGTACTTTCAACTATGGCTTTGCTTGAAGCACCGAGCGAAGTCAACGTGATGAAAAAATACATCGATAACGGCGATTTTGCGATTGAAGCCAATGACGTCTCGGCAATTCAGCTGGCAGCAGCTAAAAATGTCCCGTTTGTCGTTGGGCCTGCAGTGAATGCTTACAATGCACACACTTTGAATTTATTTCTGAAACAAGGAATGATTCGCTGGTGTATGCCAGTCGAGCTGTCCAGAGATTGGCTGTCCAACGTACTGACACAATGTGATGTTCTCGGAATCAAAAACCAATTTGAGGTTGAAGTCTTTAGCCATGGATACCTTCCACTGGCCTATTCTGCGCGCTGTTTTACCGCTCGCGCAGAAAACAAAGCTAAAGACGACTGCGAGACTTGTTGTATCAAATACCCCACTGGAATTCAGGTAAGCAGTCAAGAGGGGCAAGAGGTGTTCAATCTGAACGGCATTCAGACTCAATCTGGTTACTGCTATAACCTAATCAATGACTTACCAAGCATGAAAGGTCTGGTTGATGTCGTTCGACTGAGCCCTTTAGGCGTTGAAACCTTCTCGGAATTAGATAAGTTTCGCGCAAACGAATCAGGCATGCATCCAGAACCCATCACCAGCCGCCAGTGCAACGGCTATTGGCATCAATTAGCAGGCTTAGAAGCTAAAAATATCTGA